The following are encoded together in the Marmota flaviventris isolate mMarFla1 chromosome 18, mMarFla1.hap1, whole genome shotgun sequence genome:
- the Vrk3 gene encoding serine/threonine-protein kinase VRK3 isoform X1 codes for MISFCPHCGRNIEAAFKFCPYCGKPLPTEEHAASQTSAKPLELSFRGSRRELSSSSEIPPKKVKWSSTATSPKSSLLVDGDNIESEDTLNSPERPKGACRRPPTPKSSPQSTRRSPQTLKRSRVTTSLEALPTGTELTDKNGQHWKLGTLQMRNDQGILYEAEPTSALACGSKPCKNRFSLKLDAKDGRLFNEQNFFQRAAKPLQVNKWKKLHSAPLLAIPTCVGFGVHQDKYRFLVFPRLGRSLQSALDENPKHVISEKCVLQVACRLLDALEFLHENEYVHGNLTAENIFVNPEDLSQVTLVGYGFAFRYCPSGKHVAYSEGSRSPHDGDLEFISMDLHKGCGPSRRSDLQSLGYCMLKWLYGLLPWTNCLPNTEAIMKQKQKYLDHPELLMGLQHSWIKPSETLKEYLKVVMALKYEEKPPYAVLRNNLEALLQDLQVSPYDPLDLQVVP; via the exons ATGATCTCCTTCTGTCCACACTGTGGCAGAAATATTGAAGCAGCTTTCAAATTCTGCCCCTACTGTGGAAAACCTTTGCCTACTGAGGAGCATGCAGCATCCCAGACCTCTGCCAAGCCACTTGAGTTGTCCTTCCGAG GCTCAAGGAGAGAACTGAGTTCCAGTTCTGAAATTCCTCCCAAGAAAGTAAAGTGGTCAAGCACTGCCACCTCTCCCAAATCATCCCTTCTCGTGGATGGTGACAACATTGAGTCTGAAGATACCTTGAATTCCCCTGAGAGACCCAAAG GGGCCTGCAGAAGACCCCCGACCCCCAAAAGCAGCCCACAGTCTACCAGGCGAAGCCCTCAGACCCTGAAGCGAAGCCGGGTGACCACCTCACTTGAGGCTTTGCCCACGGGGACAGAGCTGACGGACAAGAATGGGCAGCACTGGAAGCTGGGGACCCTCCAGATGAGGAATGACCAGGGCATTCTCTATGAAG CTGAGCCTACCTCTGCCCTTGCCTGTGGGTCAAAGCCCTGTAAAAACAGATTCTCACTCAAACTG GATGCCAAGGATGGGCGCCTGTTCAATGAGCAGAACTTCTTCCAACGGGCCGCCAAGCCTCTGCAAG TGAACAAGTGGAAGAAGCTGCACTCAGCGCCCCTCCTGGCTATCCCGACCTGTGTTGGTTTTGGCGTTCACCAGGACAAGTACAG GTTCTTGGTGTTCCCCAGACTGGGAAGGAGCCTTCAGTCAGCCCTGGATGAGAACCCGAAGCATGTGATTTCAGAGAAGTGTGTGCTCCAGGTGGCCTGCCGGCTG cTGGATGCACTGGAGTTTCTCCATGAAAATGAGTATGTTCATGGAAATCTGACTGCCGAGAATATCTTTGTGAATCCAGAAGATCTAAGCCAG GTGACTCTGGTGGGCTACGGCTTTGCCTTCCGCTACTGCCCAAGTGGCAAACATGTGGCCTACTCAGAAGGCAGCAGGAGCCCACATGATGGGGACCTTGAGTTCATCAGCATGGACCTACATAAGGGATGCG ggcCCTCCCGCCGCAGTGACCTCCAGTCCCTGGGGTACTGTATGCTGAAGTGGCTCTACGGACTCCTGCCATGGACAAACTGCCTTCCCAACACCGAGGCTATCATGAAGCAGAAACAGAA GTATCTTGACCACCCAGAGCTCCTCATGGGACTGCAGCATTCCTGGATCAAGCCCTCAG AGACCCTGAAGGAATACCTGAAGGTGGTGATGGCCCTCAAGTACGAGGAGAAGCCGCCCTATGCTGTGCTGAGGAACAATCTAGAAGCCCTACTGCAGGATCTGCAGGTGTCACCATACGACCCCTTGGACCTCCAGGTGGTGCCCTAG
- the Vrk3 gene encoding serine/threonine-protein kinase VRK3 isoform X2, which produces MISFCPHCGRNIEAAFKFCPYCGKPLPTEEHAASQTSAKPLELSFRGSRRELSSSSEIPPKKVKWSSTATSPKSSLLVDGDNIESEDTLNSPERPKGACRRPPTPKSSPQSTRRSPQTLKRSRVTTSLEALPTGTELTDKNGQHWKLGTLQMRNDQGILYEAEPTSALACGSKPCKNRFSLKLDAKDGRLFNEQNFFQRAAKPLQVNKWKKLHSAPLLAIPTCVGFGVHQDKYRFLVFPRLGRSLQSALDENPKHVISEKCVLQVACRLLDALEFLHENEYVHGNLTAENIFVNPEDLSQVTLVGYGFAFRYCPSGKHVAYSEGSRSPHDGDLEFISMDLHKGCGPSRRSDLQSLGYCMLKWLYGLLPWTNCLPNTEAIMKQKQKYLDHPELLMGLQHSWIKPSGSYHDQASQAALPSSSPSIEGEPVVSELPLGDFIQSTRRRGWGRIT; this is translated from the exons ATGATCTCCTTCTGTCCACACTGTGGCAGAAATATTGAAGCAGCTTTCAAATTCTGCCCCTACTGTGGAAAACCTTTGCCTACTGAGGAGCATGCAGCATCCCAGACCTCTGCCAAGCCACTTGAGTTGTCCTTCCGAG GCTCAAGGAGAGAACTGAGTTCCAGTTCTGAAATTCCTCCCAAGAAAGTAAAGTGGTCAAGCACTGCCACCTCTCCCAAATCATCCCTTCTCGTGGATGGTGACAACATTGAGTCTGAAGATACCTTGAATTCCCCTGAGAGACCCAAAG GGGCCTGCAGAAGACCCCCGACCCCCAAAAGCAGCCCACAGTCTACCAGGCGAAGCCCTCAGACCCTGAAGCGAAGCCGGGTGACCACCTCACTTGAGGCTTTGCCCACGGGGACAGAGCTGACGGACAAGAATGGGCAGCACTGGAAGCTGGGGACCCTCCAGATGAGGAATGACCAGGGCATTCTCTATGAAG CTGAGCCTACCTCTGCCCTTGCCTGTGGGTCAAAGCCCTGTAAAAACAGATTCTCACTCAAACTG GATGCCAAGGATGGGCGCCTGTTCAATGAGCAGAACTTCTTCCAACGGGCCGCCAAGCCTCTGCAAG TGAACAAGTGGAAGAAGCTGCACTCAGCGCCCCTCCTGGCTATCCCGACCTGTGTTGGTTTTGGCGTTCACCAGGACAAGTACAG GTTCTTGGTGTTCCCCAGACTGGGAAGGAGCCTTCAGTCAGCCCTGGATGAGAACCCGAAGCATGTGATTTCAGAGAAGTGTGTGCTCCAGGTGGCCTGCCGGCTG cTGGATGCACTGGAGTTTCTCCATGAAAATGAGTATGTTCATGGAAATCTGACTGCCGAGAATATCTTTGTGAATCCAGAAGATCTAAGCCAG GTGACTCTGGTGGGCTACGGCTTTGCCTTCCGCTACTGCCCAAGTGGCAAACATGTGGCCTACTCAGAAGGCAGCAGGAGCCCACATGATGGGGACCTTGAGTTCATCAGCATGGACCTACATAAGGGATGCG ggcCCTCCCGCCGCAGTGACCTCCAGTCCCTGGGGTACTGTATGCTGAAGTGGCTCTACGGACTCCTGCCATGGACAAACTGCCTTCCCAACACCGAGGCTATCATGAAGCAGAAACAGAA GTATCTTGACCACCCAGAGCTCCTCATGGGACTGCAGCATTCCTGGATCAAGCCCTCAG gCTCATATCATGACCAAGCTTCTCAAGCTGCACTTCCGTCCAGTTCACCCTCCATAGAAGGTGAGCCTGTGGTTAGTGAATTGCCACTGGGAGATTTTATACAATCAACCAGAAGGCGGGGCTGGGGCAGGATCACCTGA